A stretch of Brassica napus cultivar Da-Ae chromosome C6, Da-Ae, whole genome shotgun sequence DNA encodes these proteins:
- the LOC106354571 gene encoding F-box protein AUF1, giving the protein MDAFDAIPNHVVIDILNKVADVKTLIRCRSVSKRFNSLAAQSDSLLLQLDQIFAAVESEPEVNSPVANFFRSIFKSILPIFFRSAKPAETPKSPAQILAGFNRIRNLDVGLYGGDANLEKGAAVKWKAEFGETLKSSVIVAFRSATVNASATESPVNAVETDSEFVCGLKTRVVWTINALMAASTRHHLMRDLVKEHKEMERLTVRDRDEEGTVVMSAAGMKEYREAEARVDEKGLGLERVRDRTEVPNVRMSMRHAPMLKLKSGICLEAATLVVVRPSGVTSDDNDAELATEAFAADCMYGEAVTALLKRRRNVLEMNSF; this is encoded by the coding sequence ATGGACGCTTTTGATGCGATTCCTAACCATGTGGTCATCGACATTTTGAACAAAGTCGCTGACGTCAAAACGCTGATACGATGTCGTTCCGTCTCGAAACGATTCAACTCGCTCGCTGCTCAGTCAGACTCGCTCCTTCTCCAGCTCGATCAGATCTTCGCCGCCGTCGAGTCGGAGCCGGAGGTTAATTCTCCGGTGGCTAACTTCTTCCGTTCGATCTTCAAATCCATCCTCCCGATCTTCTTCAGATCCGCTAAACCGGCCGAGACTCCGAAATCTCCGGCTCAGATTCTCGCCGGATTTAACCGGATCCGGAACCTGGACGTGGGGCTATACGGCGGCGACGCCAATCTCGAGAAAGGCGCCGCCGTTAAGTGGAAGGCGGAGTTCGGAGAAACTCTCAAGAGCTCCGTCATCGTCGCTTTCCGATCAGCGACGGTCAACGCATCGGCAACGGAATCTCCGGTCAACGCCGTGGAGACCGATTCGGAGTTCGTCTGCGGTTTAAAGACGCGCGTGGTGTGGACGATCAACGCGCTGATGGCCGCCTCGACGCGACACCACCTGATGAGAGACTTGGTGAAGGAGCACAAGGAGATGGAGAGGTTAACCGTGCGCGACAGAGACGAGGAAGGTACGGTGGTGATGAGCGCTGCGGGGATGAAAGAGTACAGAGAGGCGGAGGCGCGTGTGGACGAGAAAGGCTTAGGACTAGAGCGCGTGAGGGATCGCACGGAGGTGCCCAACGTGAGGATGAGTATGAGACACGCGCCGATGCTGAAGCTGAAGAGCGGGATCTGTCTCGAGGCCGCGACGCTCGTGGTCGTAAGGCCGAGTGGCGTGACTTCCGATGATAACGATGCTGAGCTGGCGACGGAGGCGTTCGCCGCCGATTGTATGTACGGAGAAGCCGTTACGGCGTTGCTTAAGCGTAGGAGAAATGTGTTAGAGATGAACTCCTTCTAG
- the BNAC06G38630D gene encoding uncharacterized protein BNAC06G38630D produces MIKGREGNRGSSSTSGYSADLLVCFPSRTHLAFTPKPICSPSRPSISTNRRPHHRRQLSKLSNGAGGGHASPALWAKQASGKNMGNDEIAEPTSPKVTCAGQIKVRPRKCGGRGKNWRSVMEEIERIHRNKSQSKFLGLKKDVMGFLTCLRNVKFDFRCFGDFRHADVITSDDEEEDDEEDQELEQEEENTKTVFSKWFMVLQEEESTNEGDKNDKKCVVDENADAEPAVPPPNALLLMRCRSAPAKSWLEERMQVKTEEEEEAEDQEMSVKKKNKKDLRSLMEEENMELVLMRYDTDYYRLSSDIAKETWVVGGVQDPLSRSRSWKS; encoded by the coding sequence aTGATCAAAGGAAGAGAAGGAAACAGAGGATCTTCTTCTACTTCTGGTTACTCTGCAGATTTGTTGGTTTGTTTCCCTTCAAGAACCCACTTAGCTTTTACACCTAAACCCATTTGCAGCCCATCTCGCCCTTCCATCTCCACCAACCGTCGTCCACACCACCGCCGCCAGCTCAGCAAACTCTCAAACGGCGCCGGAGGAGGGCATGCGAGTCCTGCTTTGTGGGCTAAACAAGCAAGTGGTAAGAACATGGGTAACGACGAGATAGCTGAGCCCACTTCTCCTAAAGTCACGTGCGCCGGTCAGATCAAAGTCCGGCCGAGAAAATGCGGCGGGAGAGGAAAGAACTGGCGGTCTGTGATGGAGGAGATAGAGAGGATACATAGGAACAAGTCGCAGAGCAAGTTTCTTGGGTTGAAGAAAGACGTGATGGGGTTTTTAACTTGTTTAAGGAACGTCAAGTTTGATTTTAGATGTTTTGGTGATTTCAGACATGCTGATGTCATCACCAGcgacgacgaggaagaagatgatgaagaagatcaagaactagaacaagaagaggagaataCAAAGACTGTGTTCTCCAAATGGTTTATGGTTTTACAAGAGGAAGAGAGCACTAACGAAGGAGACAAGAACGACAAGAAATGCGTCGTTGATGAAAACGCAGACGCGGAACCGGCGGTTCCGCCGCCGAACGCGCTTTTGTTGATGAGGTGTAGGTCGGCTCCAGCGAAGAGTTGGTTAGAAGAGAGAATGCAAGTGAAaactgaggaagaagaagaggcagaGGATCAAGAGATgagtgtgaagaagaagaataagaaggaTTTGAGATCACTGATGGAGGAAGAGAATATGGAACTAGTGTTGATGAGATACGATACTGATTATTACAGACTCTCTTCAGACATAGCTAAGGAGACTTGGGTTGTCGGAGGAGTTCAAGATCCTCTGTCTCGGAGTCGAAGCTGGAAAAGCTAA
- the LOC106357331 gene encoding inactive TPR repeat-containing thioredoxin TTL3-like — MTKAKKISTDQRLGCESLLGCIFQSWSPRRRKPSLPEKDHKAKDYLPPKSTTITNPKIIPRKSTDSLAQTKRPDPLKTKPDESNARKSSDSARKSSESARKSLSSASPRIESKRFSPNGVMGNIIVKPQPAVKSPDVAQTRSRWEGKTVNYRHDPETLKRMGNEEYCRGRFGEALVFYERAILADPKTPTYWSNKSAALISLGRLLEASDACEEALRLNPSYERAHQRLASLRLRLGEVEKALCHYNQAGKYTETKHIEQVEDVIKCLRRCDEARRSKEWNVVLKETCFVISYGADSSPRVYALQTEALLHLQRQEEAYDVYQKGTKRFDIDCFIKNFGLSITSYILMVGAQVYIAAGRFEDAVTASRQAARLDPSNVEVNAVARKARAVAAARLTGNLLFNASKFEAACVVYTEGLEKEPCNALLLCNRAASRFKLGLFEKAIEDSTLALNLQPSYRKARRRKADSYAKLEKWQHAIQDYELLMMETPEDEETRRVLADANVRFRKQTSEGVRFKGVGSDLVVVN, encoded by the exons atgacTAAAGCTAAGAAAATCTCTACGGATCAGAGATTGGGTTGTGAGAGTCTCCTTGGCTGTATTTTCCAGAGTTGGAGCCCTCGCCGCCGGAAACCCTCTTTACCGGAGAAAGATCACAAAGCAAAAGATTACTTGCCTCCCAAGTCAACCACCATTACTAACCCTAAAATCATTCCAAGAAAATCAACCGATTCTTTGGCTCAGACAAAGAGACCAGATCCACTGAAGACCAAACCTGACGAAAGTAACGCAAGAAAATCTTCAGATTCAGCAAGAAAATCATCAGAATCCGCCAGAAAATCGTTGTCCTCGGCTTCACCGAGAATAGAGAGTAAGAGGTTTTCACCTAACGGCGTGATGGGAAACATCATCGTGAAACCACAGCCCGCCGTTAAATCTCCTGACGTGGCACAGACAAGGAGTCGGTGGGAGGGCAAAACTGTAAATTACAGACATGATCCGGAGACACTGAAGAGAATGGGGAACGAAGAGTATTGTCGTGGAAGGTTCGGAGAAGCTCTTGTGTTTTACGAGAGAGCCATCTTAGCTGACCCTAAAACGCCGACGTATTGGTCTAACAAATCTGCAGCTTTGATCAGTCTTGGTCGTCTTTTAGAAGCTTCTGATGCATGCGAAGAAGCTTTAAGGCTGAACCCTAGTTATGAGAGAGCTCATCAGAGACTTGCTTCCCTCCGACTCAG atTGGGTGAGGTTGAAAAAGCTTTGTGTCACTATAACCAAGCTGGAAAATACACAGAGACAAAACATATAGAACAAGTTGAAGATGTTATAAAATGCTTAAGGAGATGCGACGAAGCTAGGAGATCAAAGGAATGGAATGTTGTGTTGAAGGAGACTTGTTTTGTTATATCATATGGAGCAGATTCTTCTCCTCGG GTCTATGCACTCCAGACTGAGGCATTATTGCATCTTCAGCGACAAGAAGAAGCTTATGATGTGTACCAGAAAGGAACAAAACGCTTTGATATTGATTGTTTCATAAAAAATTTTGGTCTTTCCATTACTTCCTACATCTTAATGGTCGGAGCTCAGGTCTACATTGCAGCAGGAAG ATTTGAAGATGCAGTAACCGCATCAAGGCAAGCTGCTCGACTGGATCCGAGCAACGTAGAAGTAAACGCAGTGGCTAGAAAAGCGAGGGCTGTTGCTGCGGCGAGACTCACCGGGAATTTACTATTCAACGCGTCAAAATTCGAAGCGGCTTGCGTGGTTTACACGGAAGGACTCGAGAAAGAGCCTTGCAATGCTCTCTTGCTCTGTAACAGAGCGGCCTCAAGATTCAAGCTTGGTCTGTTCGAGAAAGCCATTGAAGATAGCACACTGGCTCTCAATCTTCAGCCATCGTACCGGAAGGCGAGGCGGCGCAAGGCGGATTCTTATGCGAAG TTAGAGAAATGGCAACACGCGATTCAAGATTACGAATTGTTGATGATGGAGACACCTGAGGACGAGGAGACTAGAAGAGTCTTGGCTGATGCAAATGTCCGGTTTAGGAAACAGACCAGTGAAGGTGTCCGGTTTAAAGGAGTCGGCTCGGATTTAGTTGTAGTGAATTGA
- the BNAC06G38650D gene encoding uncharacterized methyltransferase At1g78140, chloroplastic: MPMTVVSSRLSPAILPTGLSFSRLLSVKYAAQRLPVSALISARASSASVETKSSVDYVVEKEKKNILACPICYNSLAALISQPHESAESPASGTHLQCKTCNKSYSANETHLDLTVASGTKQYTEPLPLSIELYRNPLVSFLYERGWRQNFMWGGFPGPEKEFEMAKEYLKHVLGGNIIDASCGSGIFSRLFAKSEHFAMVYALDYSENMLRQCYEFLKQEANLIDKKIVVLARADIARLPFLSGSVDAVHAGAALHCWPSPSSAVAEISRVLRPGGVFVATTFIYDGLVRFVPFLKELRQEVMGYSGSHMFLSERELEDLCKSCGLVGFTCVRNGLFIMLSATKPTDMLTHL, from the exons ATGCCGATGACTGTTGTTTCCAGTAGACTTTCACCGGCGATTCTCCCAACCGGTTTATCATTCTCACGGTTGCTTTCCGTCAAGTACGCCGCTCAGAGACTCCCTGTTTCCGCTCTCATATCAGCTCGTGCATCTTCTGCCTCCGTCGAGACAAAGTCGAGT GTGGATTATGTAGtcgagaaggagaagaagaacatTCTAGCTTGTCCCATCTGTTATAACTCCTTAGCAGCATTGATTAGTCAACCCCATGAATCAGC AGAATCTCCTGCCTCTGGTACTCACTTACAATGCAAAACCTGTAACAAGAGTTACTCAGCTAATGAGACGCATCTTGATTTGACTGTGGCTAGTGGAACCAAGCAATACACTGAACCACTGCCTCTTTCAATCGAGTTGTACAG GAATCCATTAGTCTCCTTCCTTTACGAGAGAGGTTGGCGTCAGAATTTCATGTGGGGTGGTTTTCCAGGACCCGAGAAAGAG TTTGAAATGGCTAAAGAATATTTGAAGCATGTTTTGGGAGGCAATATCATTGACGCCAGTTGCGGAAGTGGCATATTTTCAAGATTATTCGCTAAGAGTGAGCATTTTGCTATGGTGTACGCCCTTGATTACTCGGAGAATATGCTGCGACAGTGTTACGAGTTCTTGAAACAAGAAGCTAACTTAATTGACAAAAA gATCGTTGTGCTGGCTCGAGCAGACATAGCTAGACTCCCGTTTCTTTCGGGTTCAGTTGACGCTGTCCATGCTGGTGCTGCGTTACATTGCTGGCCTTCACCATCTTCAGCT GTTGCTGAGATAAGCCGTGTTCTTAGACCTGGAGGAGTATTTGTTGCCACCACGTTCATTTATGATGGCCTCGTCCGTTTTGTCCCGTTCTTGAAGGAGCTTCGCCag GAAGTAATGGGGTATTCAGGTTCTCACATGTTTCTGAGCGAACGTGAGCTGGAAGATCTCTGCAAATCATGTGGACTCGTTGGTTTCACTTGTGTTAGAAACGGGCTATTTATAATGCTCTCAGCCACAAAACCCACCGATATGCTCACCCACTTATGA